In Candidatus Epulonipiscium viviparus, one DNA window encodes the following:
- a CDS encoding DeoR/GlpR family DNA-binding transcription regulator yields MLGRVHEIREILYTKKQINVNELAAFYNVSPVSIRKDLAILECEGVLTRVYGGGILKEDPTKKLAFLSRGDYPILKKIALRACEEIEEGDTIFLGSGRTCCELAKLLYKFNSISVVTNNIGCLDNLLRAGAEIYLLGGKVTSTDGLTLFSSPKNNHQNSANFLENIRVDKAFTSASAVNLKQGLAVSSVISLPVYDYVSRMSQKWYLMIDSDKFDTVNLYAAAKFEDIDYIITDSIPDSYEEAIVNANVIVHKINEE; encoded by the coding sequence ATATTAGGTAGGGTACATGAAATTCGAGAAATTTTATACACAAAAAAACAAATTAATGTAAATGAACTTGCAGCTTTTTACAACGTGAGTCCAGTATCTATTAGAAAAGACTTGGCTATATTAGAATGTGAAGGAGTATTAACTAGAGTTTATGGAGGTGGGATACTGAAAGAAGATCCTACAAAAAAACTTGCTTTTCTTAGTAGGGGTGATTATCCTATTTTAAAAAAAATAGCTCTCCGCGCTTGCGAAGAAATAGAAGAAGGAGATACTATATTTTTGGGTTCTGGTAGGACATGCTGCGAATTGGCTAAATTGCTATATAAATTTAATAGCATATCTGTAGTAACCAATAACATAGGATGTCTAGATAATTTACTGCGAGCTGGAGCGGAAATTTATTTATTGGGTGGAAAAGTTACTTCTACAGATGGTCTAACTTTGTTTTCTAGTCCTAAAAATAATCATCAAAATTCTGCAAATTTTTTAGAGAATATAAGAGTAGACAAAGCATTTACCAGTGCTTCGGCAGTTAACCTTAAACAAGGTCTGGCGGTATCATCGGTAATCAGTTTACCTGTGTATGATTATGTATCGAGGATGTCTCAGAAGTGGTATTTGATGATTGATTCCGATAAATTTGATACAGTAAATTTATATGCTGCAGCGAAATTCGAGGATATTGACTATATTATTACAGACTCTATTCCAGATAGCTATGAAGAAGCAATAGTAAATGCAAATGTGATTGTTCATAAAATAAATGAAGAGTAA
- the iolC gene encoding 5-dehydro-2-deoxygluconokinase — protein sequence MNKLLELVTIGRAGIDFNTTQLNTSFEYIDAYTKSIGGSPANIVQGATKLGLKTAFIGKISGDGMGEYIYNDFQKQGINVSGLVIDKTGARNCLAILEILDIKNSGTYENKDTTGFHHGTYLYRENTADMLITPDEINEELISKTEYLLFSGTAFSAEPSRSAMFAAIEYAKKYNTKMVLDIDYRPFGWKNLTEASAVYQQVCAEMDIIIGNREEFDIVEYTVMPDNNDNSVSAKTFLDMGIEIVVVKDGERGSWTYTQDNQVIECGVIKTEIKKTFGSGDAFAAGFMYGLIRNKGLSYAMQLGSACASIVLQGYSCAPDMPSYEQAEKYRKINESMMLK from the coding sequence ATGAATAAATTATTAGAATTAGTTACGATAGGACGCGCCGGTATTGATTTTAATACAACCCAATTAAATACTTCTTTTGAATATATCGATGCCTATACAAAATCTATCGGAGGATCTCCGGCCAATATTGTCCAAGGTGCCACCAAACTTGGTCTTAAGACTGCATTTATTGGCAAAATATCTGGAGATGGAATGGGCGAATACATTTACAATGATTTTCAAAAACAAGGCATTAATGTCAGCGGCTTGGTAATTGATAAAACTGGTGCTAGAAATTGTTTAGCCATTTTAGAAATATTAGACATCAAAAATAGTGGAACCTATGAAAATAAAGATACAACAGGATTTCACCATGGCACCTACTTATATCGCGAAAATACAGCGGATATGCTAATAACCCCTGACGAAATTAATGAAGAATTGATATCAAAAACTGAGTATCTATTATTTTCTGGAACAGCTTTTTCTGCAGAGCCTTCACGAAGCGCTATGTTTGCTGCTATTGAGTATGCCAAAAAATATAATACTAAAATGGTATTAGATATCGATTACAGACCATTTGGATGGAAAAATCTTACAGAAGCTTCTGCTGTGTATCAACAAGTTTGTGCGGAGATGGATATCATAATTGGCAATCGAGAAGAGTTTGACATAGTCGAGTATACTGTTATGCCCGACAATAATGACAACTCAGTTTCCGCAAAAACTTTCTTAGACATGGGCATCGAAATTGTTGTAGTTAAAGATGGCGAAAGAGGCTCTTGGACCTATACTCAAGATAATCAAGTTATAGAATGCGGTGTTATAAAAACTGAAATCAAAAAGACTTTTGGTTCTGGAGATGCCTTTGCGGCAGGCTTTATGTATGGTCTTATAAGAAACAAAGGACTATCGTATGCCATGCAATTAGGTTCGGCTTGTGCATCTATCGTATTACAGGGATATAGTTGTGCACCAGATATGCCAAGTTATGAGCAAGCAGAAAAATATCGAAAAATCAATGAATCTATGATGTTAAAATAA
- a CDS encoding class II fructose-bisphosphate aldolase has protein sequence MKSNLKQEILHASNTKGAIVGFNVFGFEDAIAVIRAAEICNCPTLLMLNKLATKYLSIESWAGMLLPLIKCAAVPISLHLDHCQDFNTIVRAIHSGFSSVMIDGSQYSVDENIAMTREIVKIAHCFDVAVEGEIGSVPYGDIPGTKDITTSTEEAKRFVTESGVDWVAVAVGQIHRMYEPIMRIKFDRLHEIEQAIDTPLVIHGVSGIYKDDLQPLVAGKVAKLNFGTGIRVAFVETLKKSMAEQPNQYDKLILAEDAQMAVTQEAIKVMENLKM, from the coding sequence ATGAAAAGTAATTTAAAGCAAGAAATTCTTCATGCCAGCAACACTAAAGGAGCAATCGTGGGATTTAATGTTTTTGGATTTGAAGATGCTATTGCTGTAATTAGAGCAGCAGAAATTTGCAACTGTCCTACATTGTTGATGCTAAATAAATTGGCCACAAAGTATCTCTCAATAGAGTCTTGGGCAGGTATGTTGCTACCCTTAATCAAATGCGCTGCAGTACCCATTTCACTTCATCTTGATCATTGCCAAGATTTTAATACAATAGTGAGAGCAATACATTCGGGATTTAGTTCTGTAATGATTGATGGTTCTCAATATTCAGTAGACGAAAACATTGCAATGACAAGGGAAATTGTTAAAATAGCGCATTGCTTTGACGTGGCTGTAGAAGGTGAAATCGGCTCAGTTCCTTATGGCGATATACCTGGAACTAAAGATATAACAACTTCTACCGAAGAAGCCAAACGCTTTGTTACCGAAAGCGGGGTTGACTGGGTTGCTGTTGCCGTGGGGCAAATCCACCGTATGTATGAGCCTATAATGCGTATTAAATTTGACAGATTACATGAGATCGAGCAAGCGATTGACACCCCTCTGGTTATTCACGGAGTTTCTGGCATCTATAAAGACGATCTACAACCATTAGTTGCTGGAAAAGTTGCTAAACTAAATTTTGGCACTGGCATTCGAGTTGCGTTTGTTGAGACTTTGAAAAAAAGCATGGCAGAACAACCAAATCAATATGATAAATTAATTTTGGCCGAAGATGCCCAGATGGCAGTCACTCAAGAAGCAATTAAAGTAATGGAAAATTTAAAAATGTAA